ttttcctttttttcaagtAACTATTTTTTCCTTCACATCATTTGCTTCATAGCATTTTTTTTGCAGTAACTGTTCTGCTTcagtaataatttttttaaatgctTTAAGGTTTAATTATTGTTGTCGAGGATTTGTTGCCTGAGTGTGAATACAAGATGTGTGCTAGGCACATCCTTGCAAACTGGTCAAAAGAGTGGAGACGATTGGAGAGGAGAAATACTTTCTGGAGATGTGCAAGAGCTTCTAGTATTGCAGAATTGAATGACCAACTTGATATGCTAGACAAGCTTGGGGATGGAATATGTAAAAACTTATCCACTACAGAAAAGAAACCTGGTGTAGAGCTTATTTCATTTGTGATCGGAGATATTATTGACAACAACATGTGGGAGACTTTCAATTCCTGGATTCTGGCTGAGAGACACAAGGCAATCATCATAATGTTAGAGGAAATCAGAATTAAGTTGATGATTAGGATAGGTAATATGAGGGAGTTCTGTGAGACATGGATATGTGATATCTCCCCAATTGTAATGAAGGTTTACTGGATAATTTAGCAAAGATTATGAAGTGTACTCCAAGATGGAATGGTGAAACAAGCTATGAGATTGAAGATCCTAAGTACAAGCATGTGGTATCCTTAGTGAATATGACCTGTAGTTGTAGAGTTTGGCAATTAAAAGGTATCCCATGTTGTCATGCAATTACTAGCATGCATTTCAAGGACATGAAACCTATTCACCACATTGCACATTGGTATCGCAAGTTCACTTACTTGAAGGCTTATTCAATATTTTATCCAGTCTGTGCCTTGTATGAAATAGTGGGCATCTTCAGGCCACCGTAATTGAACCTCCCCTATTAGAAAGATGCCTGACAGacaaaaaaaataggaaaagagaAGAAACTGAACATCCAAAATCTGGGAAGCTTTCAAGGAGAGGTATGGAGATGGCTTGTTCCTTATGTGGTGTGTGTGGATACAACAAGAGGGGATGCCCCAATAAAACAACTGCTGTTGGAAATGTTGTACCAACTGGTACACCTTCATCTGCTGCTAAAAGAGGTTAAGGAAGAGGTagtggaagaggaagaggaagaggaagaggaaggggAAGAGGAACTATTACTACTACAATATTTAGTTCACAATCAGTAAGAGGTAGAGGAGTTTCTGCAAGAGGCAGAGGGATTGGAAGGGGTAGAGGCAGTGGAATTGGGTTGTTTCAAGCAAGCAATGTGTTTACTTCTTTTATTGTAAGTGAACTAATTAAAGCTATAATTAGTGTATCTTTCTGCTATTGTATCTAATGTTGTGACTAAATATACTGTACTTTAGCAGAGTGGAGGACAAAATCCAAGGGTCATTAGCACCGGAACTAAGACAAGAGGTCTATAGGGGAGGAATGTGCTTACCAACCAAGAAGTGTCGGCTTGAGGTGGATGGGCAAGAAAGCCATAAGCACAAGACAACTTCAAAGAGTTGCAACATCACAACACAATCTTAGTCAAGCTAGTTCATCATCTCAACAaatgaagaagcagaaaaagaaatgAAGATTTTGTTTGTAGTTTAAGCTTTATGTTTTGTTAAGTGTTGCTATGGACAATAAGACATTATGTTTTGTAAAGTGTTGCTATAGGCAACAAGTGCTATGTTTTACAAAATGTTGTTATGGACAACCAAGTGCTATATTTTGTAAAGTGTTGCTATGGACAACCAAGTGGTATGTTCTGTTAAGTGTTGCTTAACCGTTTTAGTGTCTCCtaatgaacacttattttgtaGAATAAAGTATATTTAGGTCTTCTTTTTATACTGGTATACTTTGGTTATACAAAAGCTGCATTACTATGTTTGGTTACCAAAGCTAAATAGGAACATAACACAAGAGAAACCAACAACTTCAATGAGCTAAATAGGAACACAACACAAAGCTTCAATACAGCTCTAATAAAATAGGGGATAAACCTCATCGACAACAACAACTTCAATCAGCCAAATACATGAATACCCAATACAAGGGAATATCATTACACTATATAGAAGTACTCGAAACTACCAAATACAATGGTCTTAAGGATGATTAATCCTAAAAtcagaagaagaaaataaagagtctcctccaattcctctgttttccgGATTCCTGCAAATGCGCTTCAAACTGCTTCTTCTTCCTAAGTAGACCCAAAATCACTGGCTTCAAGTGTTAATGAGTCGGGGGATCGAACCATGCGAAATACTTACACCTAGTTTTTTTTATCTTtctacaaattcaaaaaaaattaaaatgaagcTTATTAAATCTTGAAATAACGATTATAACAATCTAAGCCTACCTCGTAATTTTTACGGTCGTAGAATCAACGACAAAGGTTGTTTGTGCTCCATGAAATTACTAGTTCAGCTACATTTCCACATTGACAAAATGGACCCGAATTCTCTATTTAATATGAACCCTAAAACGTGAATTCACAGAAGAATAATTATCTTACCTTATGAATTGCACTTTAATTTAACAAATATAATGAGCTTGAAAATATTAGATATGGAAGGTGAAGATGGGGGTTgagagagagaaaaatggctgCCAAATAGCTTTTAATATAGggggtgaagaagaagaagaagaagaagaagaagaagaagaagaaaaatgggCCCAATTCCAGTAAGTAGCCGTTGATATTTGTCAGGTGAGGAAAAATTAACTTTTCACGCCGCTGCATTGTTCGTGTTTCACACATCCGAGAGGCTGGTCAAAAGTGGTGTGTCATTGACACACTTTGGAAAAATTTGGTATGTAACATTAAATCTGTGGTCAACAGGTGTGTAACAGAGATTTGGGTGCAAGGTGGATGGGTAAACTACGTATTTTGCCTAAATTTATATGGTATTTTTGAGATGGTTTTAAGATTTTTTAATGGTAGTGAGTTGCTATGGtgttccttctttttttttttttgttacttcTTAGgatttcttctcctttttctttttagttgcaAAATTAGTctgttagttttattattattttgactaATTGATCATTGGGGTTTATTTtttatgatatttgaaagttatgtttcaaatttgagcttaTTTAGAATAGAGAAAGAACTTCAGACGTGAACATTGCCCAAACTATAGCTTTGCATCTAAAGTTTGCATTGTCAAACGTGATAACTCTCATGAATTTTTTTTACTTCAGACTCTGAATTTTTGGAATGTAGAGACGATATTTGAAGTGAATTCCAAAGTGAAAAAATCACAACTTTTTTGTGTAATGCAAATATAAGCATAATTGTAACCCCGAAATCGAGTATATATCACTTACTTGAATAAATAAGGGAAATCTACACGGTATACCCATGAGAAACACCAATTAACTtcaaatatatttaaaatatttattttacctTGTAACCTAttttataaaactttatttactttttaaattttaatattattatatacCATTAAACAAATCCCACATTTTAAGGAACTAAATTATCTCTTACTCCCTTAAAACACTCCATCATCTCACGTTTTAAAGAATGGGATTATACTTACCTTCTGACCAAAAAGTTCACACCCCAATAATTTCTCTAAGTCCTTCGTCAGTTTTTTTCCCTTACATctaaatcaaaagaaaaacaaaaataaggtGAAAATATTTTAACTTGGGATAcaatattaaattaaaataaaatactagaACATACTATTCAAATCAATACACCGCAATATCCTAATAAAGAGTATAATGTTCGAATCAAACAAATCACatattctaatttggaatacaATATTCAAATCGAACATACCATaatattctaatttggaatacaATATTCAAATCGAACATACCGCAATATAGTATTCAAATCAAACATACTACAAGATTctaatttaaaatataatattcaAACCAAGTATACCAAATTACAATAGTTTAATGAAGAATATATAATTCAAACCAACACACCAAATTCTAATAAAGAATACAATATTTATACCAAACACATCACAATATTCTAATTTAAGATCCATATTCAAACCAAACATTACATATTCAAACAAACATACGGCaatattctaatttggaatataaaattcaaatcaaatatacctttatttttatttgttgtgTATAATTTATTTTACTTGTAATATTAGCATGCTATATATAATACTAGtatataatattttaatttgAAATACGATATTCAAATCGAATATACCTATAATATTctaatttaaaatatattattCAAACTAAACATACCACAATATTCTATATTGGAATATAGTATCCAAACCAACtatatctttatttttatttattgtgtGTATTTTATTTTACTTACAATATTAACATGCTATATATAATACTAGTATACAATGAATATTTTACTAAATAATTGTTTATTGtataaaagaaaataaggacaGTGGTTCTCATAAGAAAAGGCTTTGTTTAAAGGGattttattctttaattttgGTCTAAAGTTTAAACGGATGGAGTGGATTTGCTTCATATAGATCGATACTTTCTTTTAATTAGGGAGTAAATTTATATGGTAGTTATTGTTCTTTTGACTAAATGGATATGTAAGGTAATTAATTGATGTGTActatatataattttataattGAAGTATAttggggagaaattaaaaaatagccagatttataaatatttattcaaaaatagccataatttcaaaagtaatcgaaatttagtcgcttttcatgtaaagataaatttgaacgaaaacactgttcaaaattcgaaaaaatactccagcataatatactggagtattccgatccagcataatatactggagtttggagcaccggtgctcgtTCATAAAcaggtgctccaaactccagtataatataccggtccaacataatatactggagtttggagcatcggtgctagttcatacataggtgcaccgaactccagtatattatgctggatcggtctctgttgcagcaaaatagtggctattttttattgacttggtaaacgctcgctatttttaaatgaccaatccgaaaactggttGAACCGTGCTATTTTAACGGTATATTGTATTAGGTGCTTTTGAAAGTAGGTACACGGTGTAAAGTTCCCAATAAATAATATAGTTTGGAAACACTAGCCCAATGTCCAACACAACTAAAATATAccgtccaattatttattttgcttccctgaaaagaaagaaacaaaaagtaaaaaacaaAGAAGGTTTTGCCAGctcaatcatcatcatcatccacaCAGTTTTTGCTTGACCAAAAATATACAGAAACAGGAATAGATCGTAGAGCTCAATTCTTCAATCGTTTTGAGAAAATTATTAGGGTTTTCTGTGTAGAATCATAGAAGAAAAATCTCAGAATGCGAACACCATGTTGTCAGGGTTTCATAGCATTTTTGCTGAAATTCCTCAATTTCTTACAAACCTTCATTGGTGTCTCCATTATTATTTACTCTGCTTATATGCTTAACCATTGGCAACACCACAATAATTTTCTTCCTCCTAATCCTGACTCCGAATTCTCCAATTTCGGCTTAATTGTGTTGAATAAACATTCGCTTACAGCTCCATGGTATTGTTCTTttcgttcttttttttttggcgatATGATTAGTTATTGACATGTTGCTATGTTTGTTTGTTCAGGTTTATATATGCATTCATGGGAATTGGTGTAATCTTATGTTGTATCACTTGTATCGGGCATGTTGGTGCTGAAGCTGTTAATGGATGTTTCCTTTGCTTTGTATCCTTCTTTGTCTTTTTTGTTTTACTGCTTCCTTTGTTTATGTTTCTgctatattatgtatatataatgGCTGTTAAGTTGTTGTCTAGAATGCTTAATAAGGAAAATGATAAACTACCTAGAAGTGTAAAGTAAGCACATTCAGCTCTGTTAGGGTTGCTGTCTATTAATATGTTTATATGTTGCCTCAGAGTATATGATGAAAGGGATCAATCAATCAGTCGATACACAACCAACTATGCCTCAAGTCTAATTCAGTAGGGGATATGATGAAAGGTataatttttgcaaaaatagaaaaCTAAAGCGTGAATCATTTAAATGTATAATGTGATATCTGTAAATAGAGCTGTTGGGTTGTCAGTTCTAACTATTGCAGGAATTTCTGACTTCTCACTTACTGTTAAAATTTCTTTAGCTTGGTTTGTTGATGTTGTATGCTTGCTTCAGAAAACAAATCAAGAGGGAAGGGCATTGAATAAACTCACACCAAAAGCTTTCCTTTACCTTATTATTTGAAGGAAAGGAACTTGAATCAGTCTTTAGGGAAAAGCTTATTGGTAGACCCACTGGAGGTAAATAATATGATAATCGTGAAGTTTGTTTCCTAACTTCTAGTATGTCGTGTTGTCTTCCAGCTTCATACAGTGaccaaatgaaaaatgaaaaacaaaataaaataaaggtgTTTCACTGCAGTCTGCACATCATTATATATCTTCTCATTGCCAGTTTCATGTCTTGAATTAAGTGATAATTGATGAATTGATATAAATAGCTATTACTGATCGACTGTTAGCCTTGACTACTTAAAAATACTAGTACTCTCTTCTTATGACGGCTTTTGTGCTCGTGGAAATAAGTCTGGTTGTATTTATTGCACTTGATCGTCAATGGGAGAAGGTAAACCTTTTGTTTCAGATTTGCTCTTTTCAGGGTTTGGAGGTTCTATCCTAGTTTACCTGTTAAAAGTTCAAATTAGGACACCTGCTTACTCTCTTCCTAGGATCTTCCAAGGGACCCAACTGGAGAACTACACAGCCTGCGCACCTTTATTGTACAAAATATGGATGTTTGCAAGTGGATTGGCATTGCTGTCATTATAATTCAGGCAGGTTTTCTTTGAACATGAAGGTCTTGTAAGATTTTGTGATTCCTTGTTTGTTTTGAATACCCTTAATCCATATTAGGTGACGCTTCTCATAAGTGTCTAAAGTTTGGATTTACTAGTGTGTAAGTTATTTGAAGACATGTTTTGATATAGCTAGAATGTGGATTGTGACTGTTGAAACCGTAAGTTAACATTCAGGATGTTATATTTATCTGGAGAAACTTTGCATTTTGAGAAAGGGGCATCTAAATTTGACAGAGGGACTAGGAAAGGAAATAAAATAATCTGGCGGGGGCTCTACAGATTGTATGATTTCTTTAATACTGGGCAAGAGTGTGAAACTCTCTGGTAAATAGTCCTCTTTTTGTATGATACATTCTGAAATTCGTATGTTATCAACTTAAGCATGAGTGGTGGAAAAGAATGAAAACATGGAAATACAAATACAATATAAGGCGAGGCCACATGTGGTTTTTGGCCTGGCCTCTTATGATTGGTGTAATGTTGAAAAATACCTTCTAACCTTTTGGTTGGTCTATGTCCATGTTGTGCTAAACTCTTATTGTTACCATCGTTTCCAGGCATCCTCCTTACTTCTCGCAATTGTTCTCAGAGCTTTGCTTAGTGATCATAGTATAAACCATGATATGGAGAGAGATTATGATGTTATTGGAAGGACAAGGGAGCCACTGCTTGATCCACGTTTAAGCCAAACATCTGGTTTAGCTAAAGCAGATGCGAAGGTTGGCCATTCTGACATCTGGAGTTCACGGATGAAGGAAAAGGTATGTTTTATAGGTGTATAATATATGTGAGTCATCTTCCATTCATTTGTAACGGAATATTTTAAAGGGTAACACTTAGGCGGGCATCTTTATTTGCTTAGTAACTTATGTCTGGTCAAATAAGTTCTAGGCTTCGAGGTTTAAaagtagtttttttttgtttgtgaATCGATGTGTCTAGAAAAGGTTGCACTCCGTGGGTGGAACCCTAATAGGCGAATGTCAGGCTTGCTTCTGTTCTGTTTTTACCTGTTTTTTGAGGGTGTTGAAGAGTTTGGTCTGGCACATGATAATTAATATTGATTTCACGGAAGAGATCACCTTATCATGTCATGTTGGTAGTTTGTGGTGGTTTTGAGAGTTCGTAAGGGCTTTAATATCAGTTAATGTGCACTTTAAATTATCATGTCATATCATATTGACTTTTTAGTTTTTTGCTTGTATGACAAGAGATGCTTTTGCTACAAACTTGTTGCATTGCACCTGTGCAAATTTAGTTAGGTAGTCTGGCAGATTTTTGGAGGTATTAAACGATTATAGTCTGCAGTTAGATGTGGTTGAGCAATATTCCCTTCAACATGTGCAACTTATGATTGTGTGGTCCTCCTCTTAGCAAAAGCAGTATGTGGTCCAACTATCCACTTTGTGCCCTTTGTCTTACTTCTGTTTTGAAGAATAAATGAGATCCTTAATATTGGAACATGTGAACTTAGGTTGATTTGTGGCAAGCTGAATCCTTTATTTGAAAATTTTCTGCTTTCTTCAAGACGGTTGTTACGTGGTTTCTTATGTGGGACAAGGCTGGTTATGAAGATTCAACTGTTTCACTCTGTAGTTATTGCTGTCACTAGACCAATCTATATTTCTGAAACATTTTGACATTTGACTTCCAGTATCATTTGGATGGAGAGGCTAGGCATCATATACCAAACCAAAACCCATCATGAGGACAATCAAAAAAGAGACGATGCTGAATCTCATGGAGCAGAGAACTTAGCAACGTATCTCCAGTATGAAGATTTGATCTGTGATTGTGTTCCATAATTTTggacctttcttttcttttctgtttatTATGTAAAAGAAGTGTACATATGTCTGCAGAAAGGATACAGATTTAGATATTGCAAAGCTAGAATGTGGAGAAGTATGTATGTATCATGCTTGTTAATAGGGCGTATTTAAGTACATTGTGTTGTTGCTTTTATTGAGAAACTGACACTTCACCAGTTTGAACTTTTAGTTCGAGTCACTGAAATTTGATCTCTTTCCAATCCTAAATGTAGCAACAATTGTGTGAGAGACTCGTGCATATGGTTTTTCAAGCCAGGGTGATACGCTTATTTTTCTACTCTAAATATCACTAATCTGAATTCAGTTGGAGCAACgtcttgttttgttttgtttttgacaTTTTAATCGTTTTTTCACATGGTAGTAAGGAAGCAAAATACAATTTAATTTTCTATACTAACCATATACACACTCGTCCTCAGAAAACCTGCGAGGAAGTAATCGAAAAAACAGTTGTAAAATTGTGATTCCGACTTTGATGATTGATCTCGTTTAGCACATTTGTTTCCGAATGTTACTGTTCTGTAGTAGGATATGGTTGTGACCAACTAAGGGCATCTCCAACCTTGGAATTTTTACATTCATATGCCACGtaggaaaccttattaccctcaatgtttaaggtttgacttaattacacttagtataTCAAATTACTaattctataccataattaattaagggtataattaattgtacattatttactccttaattaaaagAATCTGCACGTTTCTCTCTCCTAACCCCTCAGTCCCACCCACGTTTTACCCATACCCATGTTCTTTTTACCATTTTCCATCTTCTGAAACTAAATTCTCCATCTAAATTCAAagaaaattgaaattttttaaaCAGAACAGTATTCACAAACGTGAAGGCGAAATGTACACTACGAATGTGAAACAAAAGCAACAGAAGCATAGGAACAACAAGCTTCGCGCAACAACATCGTGATATTTcagatttgggttttcaaatcAAAATCGCTACAaatccaccattgacagccattaaaaagctttgaaactttgaattcaaatttgggtttttaaaaatcattatttgttttgattgggtgttgttgtaaataattgggaatatgttttggagtttattatctcaattttgaggggttttggtgaagatttagacttggttttggctgaatttcagattgaaactcgaaaaagaagaagacatattgcagaaattgtagataaatggTAGTTACagttggtgtcacacctcctttttcagttGCGCCCCGCAAAGGGGTGcaaaaaggagtttttccaaataaaggacaatcgaaacagaattttatttaaagattcagagtcgccacttgggaaatttatggtgtcccaagtcaccggttgaatcccgaatcgaagaaaagattgactctgtattacagtccgcgatccagaaatccgagtaaggaattctgttaacccgggagaaggtgttaggcattcccgagttccgtggttctataacggtcgctcaactgtcatattgggcttaattatctgattttatacaattatgaacctatgagcaaattttaacttttaaccgcttttattattatccttATTATTTTaatgagaattgcaacgtcgtgaaaacgcatctcgaaacACGTCACATTAATGTatccgtggttatcgacacatttcgactccgttgagatttggatttgggtcacataaatgcgcacccgagtttaagaaagtaaattattaagtacgcgcctaaaatgattagcgtatca
This genomic stretch from Nicotiana sylvestris chromosome 9, ASM39365v2, whole genome shotgun sequence harbors:
- the LOC104216771 gene encoding tetraspanin-20 gives rise to the protein MRTPCCQGFIAFLLKFLNFLQTFIGVSIIIYSAYMLNHWQHHNNFLPPNPDSEFSNFGLIVLNKHSLTAPWFIYAFMGIGVILCCITCIGHVGAEAVNGCFLCFYSLLMTAFVLVEISLVVFIALDRQWEKDLPRDPTGELHSLRTFIVQNMDVCKWIGIAVIIIQASSLLLAIVLRALLSDHSINHDMERDYDVIGRTREPLLDPRLSQTSGLAKADAKVGHSDIWSSRMKEKYHLDGEARHHIPNQNPS